In a single window of the Zea mays cultivar B73 chromosome 5, Zm-B73-REFERENCE-NAM-5.0, whole genome shotgun sequence genome:
- the LOC100191973 gene encoding protein INAPERTURATE POLLEN1 isoform X1: MPRPPPPGRGTPGARRPIRDFFATWLATLRSPLLPLLRRALSTSSSSGSWDDPLSSAAAAVEAHFQAHWSALDAAARQDPTRVIAAGDWRSPLELPFLWLGDVHPSLLTSLLRTLSPSPRLLAAVDRVDRRIRTAVPAVSDRLRQAQEAFVAAEATGAADVEAFLAELKGVALEANRLRRGVLSDLVAAAGGYQAALYLEALSRFVLSMHDPEVLRRFDQCRASPRS, translated from the coding sequence ATGCCGCGGCCCCCGCCGCCGGGCCGCGGGACCCCAGGCGCAAGGCGGCCGATCCGGGACTTCTTCGCCACCTGGCTCGCCACCCTCCGCTCACCGCTCCTCCCGCTGCTCCGCCGCGCGCTCTCCACCTCCTCCTCGTCCGGCTCCTGGGACGACCCGCTCTCCTCCGCCGCCGCGGCTGTCGAGGCTCACTTCCAGGCGCACTGGTCCGCGCTCGACGCTGCCGCACGCCAGGACCCAACGCGGGTCATCGCCGCGGGGGACTGGCGGTCCCCGCTCGAGCTCCCCTTCCTGTGGCTTGGGGACGTCCACCCCTCCCTCCTTACCTCGCTCCTCCGCACGCTCTCGCCCTCGCCGCGACTCCTCGCTGCCGTCGACCGCGTCGACCGCCGGATCCGCACCGCCGTCCCTGCCGTCTCCGACCGCCTCCGCCAGGCCCAGGAAGcttttgtggccgccgaggcaACCGGCGCCGCCGACGTGGAGGCGTTCTTGGCGGAGCTAAAGGGCGTCGCTCTCGAAGCCAACCGGCTGCGTCGGGGCGTACTCTCAGACCTCGTCGCCGCCGCTGGGGGGTACCAGGCGGCGCTGTACCTCGAGGCGCTCTCGCGCTTCGTGTTGTCCATGCACGACCCCGAGGTGCTCCGCCGCTTCGACCAGTGTCGCGCCTCGCCTCGTAGCTAG